Proteins encoded within one genomic window of Chelatococcus sp. HY11:
- a CDS encoding hybrid sensor histidine kinase/response regulator: MDNALRALVLAPHGRDAVLAAHLLRSAGIETDACDDVKALASSVSDSVVLGVVTEEVLRHADLRGLFEWVQSQPTWSDLPFIILTHRGGGPERNPNAARLSETLGNVTFLERPFHATSFISMARAAVRGRLRQFEARSRIRELHESEERLRTALLAGRLGTWELNLSTRELKSSATHNAVYGRGAGEPFSYTDLLASIHPDDRDAVAAAEKQCVERGGDHAVEYRTVWPDGGVHWAEVHGRMVDDEGVPEGRIVGVSSDITERKSAEERLRRLNETLEERVAARAAENERAHATILEEIRQRQAAEELLRQAQKMEMIGQLTGGVAHDFNNLLMAVMANLDLLGRQVAHDAKAARLVDGALQGAQRGAALTQRLLAFARRQDLKPEPIDLAALVTGMDELMERSVGPLIELRRHIPQGLPLALLDANQIELALLNLIVNARDAMPEGGVLSITVDVAESADDTELSAGRYVRLSVSDTGHGMDEETLKKATEPFFSTKELGKGTGLGLSMIHGLAIQLGGALKLASAPGRGTTAELWLPMTTQPPPVAPKSTPVSERPAELPKATILVVDDDVLIAMSTVDMLEDLGHVVIEANSGRAALDILRSNDSVDLLITDFSMPQMNGAQLAKAALELRPNLSILLATGYAELPPGAGSELPRISKPYQQSQLASEIAKLLDRIVK, encoded by the coding sequence ATCGACAACGCATTACGAGCTCTGGTTCTCGCTCCCCACGGCCGCGACGCCGTTCTTGCCGCACATCTGTTAAGGAGCGCGGGAATAGAGACGGACGCCTGTGATGACGTGAAGGCGCTTGCGTCTTCGGTAAGCGACAGCGTGGTGCTTGGCGTCGTGACGGAAGAGGTTTTGCGCCATGCAGACCTGCGGGGTCTGTTTGAATGGGTACAATCCCAGCCGACGTGGTCGGATCTCCCTTTTATAATTCTGACACATCGGGGTGGAGGCCCGGAGCGTAATCCGAACGCCGCACGCCTATCGGAAACACTCGGGAACGTCACGTTTCTCGAGCGCCCTTTCCATGCGACCAGTTTCATCAGCATGGCACGCGCGGCTGTCCGTGGCCGTCTCCGCCAGTTCGAGGCGAGATCACGCATTCGCGAATTGCACGAGAGCGAAGAGCGACTGCGCACAGCATTGCTTGCTGGCCGACTTGGGACGTGGGAACTGAACCTTTCGACCAGGGAGCTGAAAAGCAGCGCCACCCACAACGCGGTATACGGCCGCGGCGCGGGGGAGCCGTTCTCTTACACCGACTTGCTCGCCAGCATTCATCCCGATGATCGTGACGCCGTCGCGGCGGCGGAGAAGCAGTGCGTGGAGCGTGGTGGGGACCACGCGGTGGAATATCGGACCGTTTGGCCGGACGGTGGCGTGCATTGGGCAGAAGTTCATGGGCGCATGGTTGACGATGAGGGTGTTCCCGAGGGGCGCATCGTCGGGGTGTCTTCCGATATCACCGAGCGCAAGTCCGCTGAAGAACGCTTGCGCCGTCTGAATGAGACGCTTGAAGAGCGTGTGGCGGCCCGCGCTGCGGAGAATGAGCGCGCTCATGCGACAATCCTGGAGGAAATTCGGCAGCGGCAGGCCGCGGAAGAGCTTCTTCGCCAGGCGCAGAAGATGGAGATGATCGGTCAGCTGACGGGCGGCGTAGCGCACGACTTCAATAATCTGCTGATGGCGGTCATGGCCAATCTGGATCTGCTGGGTCGTCAAGTCGCGCATGACGCCAAGGCTGCCCGTCTGGTCGATGGCGCCTTGCAAGGCGCACAGCGCGGGGCGGCGCTCACGCAGCGGCTGCTAGCCTTTGCCCGTCGACAGGACCTGAAGCCCGAGCCGATTGATCTCGCCGCACTTGTTACCGGGATGGACGAACTTATGGAGCGTTCGGTCGGACCCTTGATTGAATTGCGACGCCATATTCCCCAAGGTCTTCCTCTGGCTCTGCTGGACGCTAATCAGATCGAGCTCGCCCTGCTCAACCTCATCGTGAACGCCCGGGACGCCATGCCTGAGGGGGGCGTTCTTTCCATCACCGTCGACGTTGCCGAGAGCGCCGATGACACGGAGTTGTCCGCAGGACGTTATGTGCGCTTGTCCGTCAGCGATACGGGGCATGGGATGGATGAGGAAACATTGAAAAAGGCGACCGAGCCGTTTTTCTCTACGAAGGAGCTCGGCAAGGGTACAGGGCTTGGCCTCTCAATGATCCATGGTCTGGCCATACAGCTTGGCGGTGCCCTGAAACTGGCAAGCGCGCCCGGACGCGGCACAACCGCGGAGCTTTGGTTGCCCATGACGACCCAGCCGCCTCCAGTTGCGCCCAAATCGACGCCTGTGTCGGAGCGTCCTGCCGAGCTTCCCAAGGCAACCATCCTCGTTGTCGACGATGACGTGCTCATCGCCATGAGCACAGTTGATATGCTGGAGGATCTCGGCCACGTCGTCATTGAAGCGAACTCAGGCAGAGCGGCGCTCGATATATTGCGCAGCAATGACTCGGTAGATCTTCTGATCACCGATTTTTCGATGCCACAGATGAACGGTGCTCAGCTTGCAAAAGCTGCGCTTGAACTGCGGCCGAACCTGTCCATTTTGCTGGCGACGGGATATGCCGAGCTTCCGCCAGGTGCTGGTAGCGAGTTGCCGCGCATCTCAAAACCCTATCAGCAGTCCCAGCTTGCATCCGAGATCGCGAAGTTATTAGACCGGATTGTAAAATAA